The Gemmatimonas sp. genome includes the window GCCCAGCGCTTCAGCGACCGCGGCCTGCAGCAGCATGACGGGGAACGCGATGCTCTGCGACGCGCCCACTGCGCGGAACTCGAACTTCGCGCCAGTGAACGCGAACGGCGACGTACGGTTGCGGTCGGTGTTGTCCTGTTCGACGTCCGGCAGCTTCGCCACGCCAAGCTTCAGCATGGCCTGCTCGGCGTTCTTCGGCGACGTCTTGCCAGCGGCGATGTCTTCCACCACCTGCGTGAGGCCCGTGCCGAGGAAGGCCGAGATGATCGCCGGCGGCGCTTCATTCGCCCCGAGACGATGTTCGTTGCCGCTCACGGCGATACCGGCACGCAGCAGACCGGCGTGCTTGTGCACGCCCTTGAGCACCGCCGCCAGGAACACGAGGAAGCGGATGTTCTGGTGTGGCGTCTTGCCCGGCTTGAGCAGGTTGGTGCCGTCGAGCTGGTTGTCCGAGGTGATCGAGAGCGACCAGTTGCAATGCTTGCCCGAGCCGTTGATGCCGGCGAAGGGCTTCTCGTGCACGATGGCCTGCAGCCCGTGACGCAGCGCGATCTTGCGCAGCACGCTCATCACGAGATGGTTGTGATCGACGGCGATGTCGGTGTCTTCGAAGATCGGCGCCATTTCGAACTGCGACGGCGCGACTTCGTTGTGCCGCGTGACGATCGGCACGCCGAGCTTGTAGAGCTCATGCTCGACTTCGCTGATGCACGCCTGCACGCGCTCGGGGATGCCACCGAAGTAGTGGTCTTCGAGCTGCTGTCCACGCGGCGGCGGCGCACCCACGAGCGAGCGCGCGGCCATGACGAGGTCGGGGCGCAGGGCGAAGTGCGAGCGGTCGATAATGAAGAATTCCTGCTCGACGCCGAGCGTGGTGTTCACGCGCAACACACCGCTGTCGCCGATGAGCTCGAGCAGTTCCATGGCGCGATGCGACAACACGTCGGAGCTGCGCAGCAACGGCGTCATCTCGTCGAGCGCTTCTCCGTTGTAGCCGATGAACACCGACGGGATGCAGAGATACTTCACGCCACCGGTTTCACTGATGAACACGGGCGACGCCGGATTCCACGCGGTGTAGCCGCGGGCTTCCCACGTGGCGCGCAGTCCACCTGATGGGAAGCTCGACGCATCGGGCTCCGACTGAATGAGCTGCTCACCGGTGAACGTCTCGATGGGGAGCTTGTTCTCGTCGAAGTTCAGAAACGCGTCATGCTTCTCGGCCGTGAGGCCGGTTTGCGGCTGGAACCAGTGCGTGAAGTGCGTGACGCCGCGCGACATCGCCCATTCCTTGATGACCTGCGCAACGACGGGCGCGATCTCAGAATCGAGCTTTTTGCCGAGGCGAATGGAGGCTGCGAGCTTCTTGTAGATGTCCTTGGGCAACTTGGCGCGCATCTGGCGCAGCCCGAAAGTGTTCATGCCGAACCAGGCGCTGGTCGGCTGCAGAATGCCGTTCTCTTCCGGGCGGACGGTAATGCGAACCGGGCGCTGCGTAACTTCGCGCATGGCAGCGACGCGCGAGCCGTTCATGGAGGACATGGCGATGTGTTTTTGGAGTGGTAGGCGGCACGACGGACGTAAGCTGACCGACTGTACCGCTATTCGTGCACAAGTTGCAGGAATATGTCAGACTCGGGCACAAAAACCAACGTCACATTACCGGATCGTACCGGCGATGCTGCC containing:
- a CDS encoding glutamine synthetase III translates to MSSMNGSRVAAMREVTQRPVRITVRPEENGILQPTSAWFGMNTFGLRQMRAKLPKDIYKKLAASIRLGKKLDSEIAPVVAQVIKEWAMSRGVTHFTHWFQPQTGLTAEKHDAFLNFDENKLPIETFTGEQLIQSEPDASSFPSGGLRATWEARGYTAWNPASPVFISETGGVKYLCIPSVFIGYNGEALDEMTPLLRSSDVLSHRAMELLELIGDSGVLRVNTTLGVEQEFFIIDRSHFALRPDLVMAARSLVGAPPPRGQQLEDHYFGGIPERVQACISEVEHELYKLGVPIVTRHNEVAPSQFEMAPIFEDTDIAVDHNHLVMSVLRKIALRHGLQAIVHEKPFAGINGSGKHCNWSLSITSDNQLDGTNLLKPGKTPHQNIRFLVFLAAVLKGVHKHAGLLRAGIAVSGNEHRLGANEAPPAIISAFLGTGLTQVVEDIAAGKTSPKNAEQAMLKLGVAKLPDVEQDNTDRNRTSPFAFTGAKFEFRAVGASQSIAFPVMLLQAAVAEALGEIIEQLKAEIKTGKSTDDAALMVAAKAFKESAAVRFEGNNYSDEWVVEAKKRGLLNLRRTPEALAQLRTDAAVALFKNTHILTEVELESRYHVRLERYVKDILIELHTIQQMIDTQVLPAAYAYLGTLATSAGQGAVAGINMQPIVDAANSVSKLVTTLQKKRAELAKVITKAEHMHDDLGGQAGYLTTTGCDTMGEVRDAADALELAIGDEYWPLPRYREMLFPV